The genomic segment agactggatcacatcactccagttctgaagtctttacactggcttcctgtgtctcaaagaattgatttcaaagtactcttgctagtttataaatcccttaacggtttaggtccaaaatacatttctgatctgctactacactatgacccccccagacctctcaggtcatctgggacaggtctactttctgtccccagagtcagaactaaacagggtgaagcagctttcagtttctatgctcctcatatctggaataaactcccagaaacctgcagatccgctgctactctcagttcttttaaatcaaggctgaagacctttctttttgatgctgcctttctttaaatgaatgctcatttctttaaatttctaatgctgcactgtaacttttattcttgtgttttatgtgtcctaatgtttctattttgtttttaactgtctattcatgtgttttattaatttttaatgtttatgatttttaactgtttgtacttgtgttttatctgtttaactgatttcatgtaaagcactttgaattgccctgttgctgaaatgtgctatacaaataaagctgccttgccttgccttgccttacttaATACGTTATTTTGCTCTTGCAGTGAAAATGGATGAGGATGAGAACATATACAAGCTTAAAATAGAGGTTTTGTAAGTATAATCAAGAATTCCTACTGACAACTGTTATACTAACATGAACATGTATAACCAGCTAGCTCCTGCATTAcccttttctgttatttcattATTCTGTTCATTCTGTGTGCAGGTATAAGGACAATGACAGTGATGCAACCATGTCAATCCTGGATATTGGCTTGCTAACTGGCTTTACCGTTAACACGAATGACCTGGACTTAGTAAGAACTTGTACTATTCATAGAAATACATTTCTGTGCTTTTATGTTTAGTttttaactttgtgtttttgtgtgtgtagttgtctAAAGGACGATCCCGCATCATTGCAAGATATGAGATGAACACAGTCCTGTCAGAAAGAGGCTCACTCATCATCTATCTGGACAAGGTTTGACTGTTTCCTACTTCTGTAGTTTTTCTCTTTGTATTATTCTTCCATCCTTTATCTCTGTCTCACATTTGGCCACAGGTTTCTCACACACGTCCAGAAGAGATCTCTTTTAGGATCCATCAGAAGCTGAAAGTCGGAGTCTTACaaccagctgctgtgtctgtCTATGAATACTATGACCGTGAGTCTCAGAGACAAATAATATATACTTTTAAAAACGATTTAACGTACTCTACATTTTGTAAAATCTTTCTTTCCCATTGCAGAAACACATTGTGTGAAGTTCTACCATCCAGAGAGGAAAGCAGGAAAGCTGCTGCAGCTCTGTACAGATGATGAATGCACATGTGCAGAAGGTAAGGTTGATGTCAAACTAACCTAATCTGTTGTCTGTAAACATAAATATGTTATATCTAAAATTCTTGAACAAACACCGAAACCCAACACTAACATTGGGCTTCATAGAGATAAACCATTGATCCATCATGTGGGGCTTGTCATCCTGCATTGTCTATAGACTGCAGTTGAACAGGAGATGAACCCCAGAgtccaaaaaaagtaataaataatttctATTGGTTACTATCAGGATCATACTTATTATGTTATTCAGTTGGAAAGTACCTTGTAGTTTCATGACTCAATAGTCCATTGTTTCCACATCTGTCCCTTGAGATATGAAGGCTGAAGCGTTGGGATCTCAACATTATTGACACCCCCCGTGGTGATATGCTTAGCAGTTTTCACCGCCAGCTGTAGAGCCTAAAGGCCATTTTACAGTCGCTGCAGCCAGCCTGTCGCACGccaatgtgacgtcaaaatAACCTAGATTTTCGCTAGACACGCGCCAGAATTTTGAGCGTGCGACTTTCTGCAGCAGCGCACGATAAAGCGGAAACATGGACGGGTTTGAGGGTGTTCGGAAGCCAGGACTTTCAGAGTGACTGCAAGTTTCTCTGGTAAACTTTCTGGGTTAAGATGAAATCCTTTATGGTGAAGGAGAGTCTTGATCCGACAAAGTAGGTTATGAATCAAATTGAAACATAGACGTCAATGCTGCTGCCAGATCTGccattgtttacctttttcttcttctagtccgtCGAAATAGCAAAGTCGGAAGCCTTTGCTTATTAGCACCAACTCTGTTCAAGAGAAAAGTGTCTTAGCAGTCTTAGTGATGGTGTTCGTGTTGTGAGTCCAGGTCAGTTCCTCACTGATTATAACCCTGAGGAACCTAAAGCTGCTGAATTTCTCCACTGCAGTCCCATTGTTGGAGATGGGGACGTGTCCTTCTCTCTGTCCCTTACTGTCGAGTACAATCCACTTCTTTGATTAACTGACGTAGAAATGGAGTTTGTTGTCTTTGCACCAAGATGTCTGGGCTCTGTAGGCTGTTGGTGATCAGGCCGATGACAGTGGTGGTCAGCGAATTTTATGAATATTCCTTCAAGCCAACAAGCACCTGCAGGATCTAGTATGATCAGAGCAGTGGTCTAGCTAAAGAATGTTTCATTAAAATACTTAAACTGTGACTAAGATACAGATGCACTCACCCTTTAACTCATCCACACACATCATCACCATTTGCTTATTTAACCAgctgtgtatgtactttgtgCCTTTTGTGTATTTCCAGAAAACTGCAGTATGCAGAACAAGGACAAACTCAGCAATGATCAGCGAACAGCTCTGGTCTGTGAGACTACACAGACCAGCAGAATAGATTTTGGTAAGAGAGTGAAAATGAATTGCATTAATATCACACAAAAAtggacagagatggagagaataAGGGCAGTAGGACTATGAGGGAGCAAGTGAGCTAACAATCTGCAACCTGTCTGTCCTCAGTGTACAAAGTGAGACTGGACAGTTTTACAGAAGACTTGACCACTGACATTTTCACAGTAAAGGTACTGGAAGTCATCAAAGAAGGTAGGTATTTAACTTCCTAAAATGTACTACAAACTGATGTTCTAATGTGCCTTACAAGTGATGGTGACATACCTATTTATTTCCCTCTATCTGAAACGTTGTGGACacattaaatgaatgaatgaagaaatgtatttcagacatatcaaaaataaacaaaacgaAACAAAGAAATGTAGAAATAAGTTAACAAATAAGCAAAACGTtcaaaaaacaataagaaacaTTAACCAGCATAGAGATGTCTGAAAAGGAGTAGGATGAAGTAGTCACTTATTTCATCCTGACCCTTTTTCATGGCTCAGTAATTAATTAGGGGGTCAAAGCCCGAGGCTGGAAGGATCAAAATTGCAAAGCAACCGGGTTCCCACAGCAGGGCCCTGGAACCCTCTTGTTTTGGATTTTTAGGGCCCGAGCACTGAAGTGCAAGGGCACTGAAGTGCAACGGCCCCAACGGTGTCCCAGCACGAAGTGCAAGGAACCTATTGTTTCGTTAGGGGTTATTCCGCAACTCTCCCGTCTCTCTCATTTGTTAGGGTCTTAGCACGCGGGAAAACTCACAAGAACTTTCACACATGTCCGACTTAGGAAAAATCACAAACTTCTGTAGTGATTGGTCTTGGGTGTTGCCAGGGGGATCCATAGCGCCTCCTCACGTGCACCCTGGGTTCAACAAAAGTTATAATTTTCATAAAATCTTTTGAGGGTATCACGTAGGATTGTATCAAGCTATTTTTAGACAATaatcacaacatttaaaaaattacgAAATGGCGAATTCTGTGCGAAATTTCTCATTTTACAAAGACTTTTTTGAGGACTTTAGGATCCACGGAAACTCTCAAAATCTTGCAGCCATGTGCATAATATCACACTCTTTCATCTGAATTTACATTTAGGCTTTAGGTTTTAAATCAATATACTTTTCCTTGAGTAGATTTGTAAAGAAGAAACTGTCTTACTCCGCTACACTAGGCTACAatgaacttttctttttacctcgtTAGTATTTATCTACCGTTTCTCTGTTCTCCTTTATTGAATTTCAGGAAGTCTTGATGTTGGTCCTCTGAATAAACAGCACACATTCGTCAGTTATCCCCACTGCAGGAGGTCTTTAGCTCTGGGGACGGGTAAAACCTACCTTGTCATGGGCACGtccaaagatattcacagaGATGACCAACATCAATCGtatgttcttttctttgtgtgaaTTTATTGTGAATGTTGCATTTTGTACTCTAGCGTAAGTGTTACAGTTGTTATTTATAGTGATTGTGGAAAGAGATGAGGAGGCTTTTCATGGTTTGTGTCACAGATGCTTACTGTTTACTTTGCTTTCTTCAGGTTTCAGTATGTATTTGGAGAGACAACTTGGATCGAGTACTGGCCCACAGAAGCAGAGTGTCAAACTCAGAAACACAGATTGACGTGTTTGGGCCTGGAGGAGATGGTTCATCAGTACCAACTCTTTGGGTGTCAGCAGTAGTGAAACTCAAGAAACGAAAACGTTAATTATTatcatgtcaaaatgtcccTGCTATGGGATATGAGGGCttaaaatattgcactgtattgattaaaatgtaatgtttaatcTCATTGTCTGTGTTTGCCAAATATACACTGGTTACTCTTATGTCGATTACTGTATAGTAATCTTTAAggttaataaataattgtttgaaattgacaATGTTGCGCTCAGTGGAGGGATGCAAAGACAGGTAAATTTAAAATGAACCAAATTCCAAATTGGTTGGGATTCAGAATATGAGTGCTGAAGCTTCTCAcaaattttaaattaacaaattcctttgtttttctgaa from the Etheostoma spectabile isolate EspeVRDwgs_2016 unplaced genomic scaffold, UIUC_Espe_1.0 scaffold00569331, whole genome shotgun sequence genome contains:
- the LOC116684803 gene encoding complement C3 isoform X2, with amino-acid sequence MVSLYYALPKEKESDCQMFNLSVQLLPEMDEDENIYKLKIEVLYKDNDSDATMSILDIGLLTGFTVNTNDLDLLSKGRSRIIARYEMNTVLSERGSLIIYLDKVSHTRPEEISFRIHQKLKVGVLQPAAVSVYEYYDQTHCVKFYHPERKAGKLLQLCTDDECTCAEENCSMQNKDKLSNDQRTALVCETTQTSRIDFVYKVRLDSFTEDLTTDIFTVKVLEVIKEGSLDVGPLNKQHTFVSYPHCRRSLALGTGKTYLVMGTSKDIHRDDQHQSFQYVFGETTWIEYWPTEAECQTQKHRLTCLGLEEMVHQYQLFGCQQ
- the LOC116684803 gene encoding complement C3 isoform X1, whose product is MVSLYYALPKEKESDCQMFNLSVQLLPVKMDEDENIYKLKIEVLYKDNDSDATMSILDIGLLTGFTVNTNDLDLLSKGRSRIIARYEMNTVLSERGSLIIYLDKVSHTRPEEISFRIHQKLKVGVLQPAAVSVYEYYDQTHCVKFYHPERKAGKLLQLCTDDECTCAEENCSMQNKDKLSNDQRTALVCETTQTSRIDFVYKVRLDSFTEDLTTDIFTVKVLEVIKEGSLDVGPLNKQHTFVSYPHCRRSLALGTGKTYLVMGTSKDIHRDDQHQSFQYVFGETTWIEYWPTEAECQTQKHRLTCLGLEEMVHQYQLFGCQQ